In Ignavibacteriales bacterium, the following proteins share a genomic window:
- the gcvP gene encoding aminomethyl-transferring glycine dehydrogenase, with protein MQQKNEFLARHLGPREHEIPEMLHAIGVRSMDELLDQTIPETIRSKQQLQMDPAETEYEILNELREIAKNNVVLKSYLGQGYYNCITPSVIQRNVFENPGWYTQYTPYQPEISQGRLEALLNFQTMVADFTEMPVANASLLDEGTAAAEAMTMAYGIVNKSPKISANKFFVSARCYRQTIDVILTRATPHSIEVVIGNPDTVEFDKSFFGALIQYPCEDGAVIDRRGFIKKVHEAGALAIIATDLMAMALLTPPGEVGADIVIGNSQRFGIPLGYGGPHAAFFATKNEYVRSMPGRLIGVSIDAQSNKAYRLTLQTREQHIRREKATSNICTAQALLAIMSGMYAVYHGPEGIKTIATRIHRLTKLLDTELIKRSFVQLNEIYFDTLKIEVASKKQAAQILQLAVEAGYNLRFIEDKYIGVSVDETTTFEDIEALVTIFAKAKGAAVQKGSLNAHFESTAVLYPFPFQRMSPYLRHPVFNSYHSETAMMRYLKSLENKDLSLTASMIPLGSCTMKLNAATELLPLTWPEFANIHPFAPADQSIGYLKIFQELESALCKTTGFSAASLQPNSGAQGELTGLLVIRAFHQDHGQAQRNVTLIPSSAHGTNPASAVMAGMNVVVVNCDANGNIDVDDVRVKAIQYKDTLAAFMVTYPSTHGVFEERIHEMCDIIHDNGGLVYMDGANLNAQVGLTSPAEIGADVCHINLHKTFAIPHGGGGPGMGPICVTQNLMPYLPGHSIVKLGGEKAIHAVASAPWGSANILIISYAYIKMLGAEGLKEVTKTAILNANYLKSKLENHFPVLYQGKNGRVGHEFILNMSSFKEHVGIDVDDIAKRLMDYGFHAPTVSFPVHDTMMIEPTESEPKAELDRFVDAMIAIRKEMQDIEEGKLDTIDNPLKNAPHTSLAVTSDSWNHKYSREQAAFPVQSLKKNKFWPSVGRINNTYGDRNIFCTCPPMEEYK; from the coding sequence ATGCAACAGAAAAATGAATTTCTCGCTCGACATCTTGGCCCGCGTGAGCATGAAATTCCCGAGATGCTTCATGCCATCGGCGTTCGTTCGATGGATGAATTACTTGATCAGACAATTCCTGAAACAATACGCAGTAAGCAACAACTACAGATGGATCCCGCTGAGACGGAGTACGAAATACTGAATGAACTTCGTGAAATCGCAAAGAATAATGTCGTTCTGAAGTCGTATCTCGGTCAGGGGTATTACAATTGCATCACGCCAAGCGTTATCCAACGAAATGTTTTCGAGAATCCGGGTTGGTACACACAGTACACGCCATATCAGCCGGAGATTTCACAGGGCCGTCTCGAGGCGCTTCTCAATTTTCAAACGATGGTTGCAGATTTTACAGAAATGCCGGTGGCGAACGCTTCGCTGTTAGATGAAGGTACCGCGGCCGCGGAAGCAATGACGATGGCGTATGGCATCGTCAACAAATCTCCGAAAATATCGGCAAATAAATTTTTTGTTTCTGCACGATGTTACCGCCAAACGATTGATGTCATTCTGACACGCGCCACCCCGCACAGTATCGAAGTCGTCATCGGTAATCCTGATACAGTGGAGTTTGATAAGTCATTCTTTGGAGCGCTGATTCAATATCCCTGTGAAGACGGCGCAGTAATTGACCGGCGTGGATTCATCAAGAAAGTGCATGAGGCGGGCGCACTTGCTATTATTGCAACGGATTTGATGGCCATGGCACTGCTGACTCCTCCGGGTGAAGTCGGCGCAGATATTGTTATCGGCAACTCTCAGCGATTTGGAATTCCTCTTGGTTACGGTGGCCCGCATGCTGCATTCTTTGCGACTAAAAATGAATACGTCCGCAGTATGCCAGGCCGGCTTATTGGCGTTTCGATTGATGCGCAAAGCAATAAAGCATACCGCCTGACACTGCAAACTCGAGAACAACATATTCGCCGCGAGAAAGCGACATCAAACATATGCACAGCGCAAGCACTCTTAGCGATCATGTCCGGGATGTATGCAGTCTATCATGGACCTGAAGGCATCAAAACTATCGCGACCCGTATTCATCGCTTAACAAAACTGCTGGATACCGAACTTATAAAGCGCAGCTTCGTACAACTCAACGAAATTTATTTTGACACGCTGAAAATTGAAGTTGCCAGCAAGAAACAAGCGGCACAAATTCTTCAACTTGCCGTTGAAGCGGGTTATAATCTCCGATTCATCGAAGATAAATATATCGGTGTTTCGGTTGATGAAACGACGACATTTGAAGATATCGAAGCACTGGTTACTATTTTTGCAAAAGCGAAAGGCGCCGCAGTTCAAAAAGGATCGCTGAACGCCCATTTTGAATCGACAGCAGTGTTATATCCATTTCCATTTCAGAGAATGAGCCCGTATCTCCGGCATCCCGTCTTCAACTCCTATCATTCTGAAACAGCTATGATGCGTTATCTTAAAAGTTTGGAGAACAAAGATCTCTCACTCACAGCATCAATGATTCCGCTCGGTTCCTGTACAATGAAATTGAACGCTGCAACAGAATTGCTTCCCCTGACGTGGCCGGAGTTTGCGAACATTCATCCGTTTGCACCAGCTGATCAATCAATAGGATATTTAAAAATATTCCAGGAATTGGAAAGTGCACTTTGCAAGACGACCGGTTTTTCAGCGGCATCGCTTCAACCGAATTCTGGTGCACAGGGTGAGCTCACAGGCTTGCTTGTCATTCGCGCCTTTCATCAGGACCACGGACAAGCACAGCGTAACGTGACACTCATTCCATCATCCGCACATGGCACTAATCCTGCCAGCGCAGTGATGGCAGGAATGAACGTTGTCGTTGTGAATTGTGATGCGAATGGTAATATTGATGTGGACGACGTACGAGTAAAGGCAATACAGTATAAAGACACACTTGCCGCTTTTATGGTAACGTATCCATCCACACACGGCGTGTTTGAAGAACGCATTCATGAGATGTGCGACATTATTCATGACAATGGCGGTCTGGTCTATATGGATGGTGCGAACTTGAACGCGCAAGTTGGACTTACCTCTCCTGCAGAAATCGGTGCCGACGTATGCCATATCAATCTGCACAAGACTTTTGCAATTCCGCACGGCGGCGGCGGTCCCGGCATGGGACCTATTTGTGTAACGCAGAACCTTATGCCGTACTTACCCGGACATTCGATTGTTAAACTCGGCGGTGAGAAAGCCATACACGCTGTTGCCTCAGCTCCGTGGGGCAGTGCAAATATTTTAATTATTTCTTACGCGTATATCAAAATGCTCGGTGCGGAAGGGCTGAAAGAAGTCACAAAAACCGCTATCCTGAACGCCAACTATCTGAAATCAAAATTGGAAAACCATTTTCCAGTTCTCTATCAAGGAAAAAATGGAAGAGTAGGGCACGAATTTATTTTGAATATGAGCTCTTTCAAAGAACATGTCGGTATTGACGTAGATGATATTGCGAAGCGTCTTATGGATTACGGTTTCCATGCACCGACGGTCTCGTTTCCTGTTCATGATACGATGATGATTGAACCAACTGAAAGCGAACCGAAAGCAGAACTGGATCGTTTTGTCGATGCAATGATTGCTATTAGAAAAGAAATGCAGGATATCGAAGAAGGAAAGCTTGATACAATTGATAATCCTTTAAAGAATGCACCGCATACTTCTTTGGCAGTAACAAGCGATTCGTGGAATCACAAATATTCACGTGAGCAGGCGGCGTTCCCGGTCCAATCGCTTAAGAAAAATAAATTCTGGCCGTCTGTTGGCCGTATCAATAACACCTATGGCGATCGGAATATTTTCTGCACTTGTCCGCCCATGGAAGAATATAAATAA